One part of the Sardina pilchardus chromosome 5, fSarPil1.1, whole genome shotgun sequence genome encodes these proteins:
- the rasgrp2 gene encoding RAS guanyl-releasing protein 2 — translation MESGTLDQSATVDELVEASIKVFEADGPSGDVSLTRMFLMMHSWYLSSADLAKTLLVKSQEADCSLSRQLQICHLIKYWISEFPAEFDLNPDLANQIREFRDLLTANGNDHLSQLIDIESVPSYSWRRQLSDQTQTLSKKSKTSLLFDHLEASELAEHFTYLEYKSFCKILFQDYHSFVMHGCTVDNPILERFITLFNSVSQWIQLMVLSKPTAPQRAAVISHFIKVAKELLYLQNFNTLMAVVGGLSHSSISRLKDTQALISSEDRKVFNSLVDVVTSSGNYSHYRQRFSECEGFRFPILGVHLKDLIAVHVALPDWVDRGKSRVNLVKTQQLYSILQELALIQTTPPSITERKDLLNLLMVSLTQYHTEEDIYQLSLQREPRKAGRSMSVSSAPTQTPVIEEWSSVKSKADPALTGKHIEKMVESVFKNFDTDGDGHISQEEFESIKHNFPFLNKFDDVDKNEDGMISPEEMIEYFNKAISQLSGKMGFVHTFVEVHSIKPTRCDHCSGVIWGPYKQRYKCRVCGVNCHKACQDSLAVECRKRTMSVNFDEFASPRSRSLSFPPPLVSQQPMRGSVILEQSRGEDVFDTHL, via the exons ATGGAGAGTGGGACACTGGATCAGTCTGCAACCGTGGACGAGCTGGTGGAGGCCTCCATCAAAGTTTTCG AAGCTGATGGACCATCAGGTGATGTTTCTCTCACCAGAATGTTCCTCATGATGCATTCCTGGTACCTATCCTCTGCAGACCTGGCTAAAACCCTCTTGGTCAA GTCACAGGAAGCAGATTGCTCCCTTAGTCGGCAGTTGCAGATCTGCCATCTCATCAA atATTGGATATCTGAGTTTCCAGCAGAGTTTGATCTGAACCCAGACTTGGCCAATCAGATCAGAGAATTCAGAGACCTTCTCACAGCAAATGGAAATGACCACCTCAGTCAACTGATTGACATTGAGAGCGT GCCCTCGTACTCATGGAGAAGGCAGCTGAGTGACCAAACCCAGACCCTCTCCAAGAAGAGTAAAACGTCCCTTCTGTTCGATCACTTGGAAGCCTCTGAGCTCGCAGAGCACTTCACTTATTTGGAGTACAAATCCTTCTGTAAGATCCTG ttccaGGACTACCACAGCTTTGTGATGCACGGCTGCACAGTGGATAACCCCATCTTGGAGCGCTTCATCACCCTCTTTAACAGCGTGTCCCAGTGGATCCAGCTGATGGTGTTAAGCAAGCCAACGGCCCCGCAGAGAGCAGCGGTTatttctcatttcatcaaagTGGCCAAG gagCTGCTGTATCTGCAGAACTTTAACACGTTAATGGCGGTGGTGGGCGGACTGAGCCACAGCTCCATCTCTCGTCTCAAAGACACCCAGGCCCTCATTAGCAGCGAGGACCGCAAG GTTTTTAACAGTCTAGTGGATGTGGTGACATCCAGTGGGAACTACAGCCATTACCGCCAGCGCTTCTCCGAGTGCGAGGGCTTCCGCTTCCCCATCCTCGGTGTCCACCTGAAGGACCTGATTGCCGTGCACGTGGCCCTGCCGGACTGGGTCGACCGCGGCAAGAGCCGGGTCAACCTGGTCAAGACCCAGCAGCTCTACAGCATCCTCCAGGAGCTGGCGTTGATCCAGACCACCCCGCCGAGCATCACGGAGAGGAAGGACCTGCTCAACCTGCTCATG GTGTCACTAACTCAATATCACACAGAGGAGGACATCTATCAGCTTTCGCTGCAGAGAGAGCCTCGTAAAGCTGGACGATCA ATGTCCGTCTCTAGCGCGCCGACGCAGACCCCTGTCATTGAGGAATGGTCTTCGGTTAAATCAAAAGCTGACCCTGCCCTAACAGGCAAACACATAGAGAAGATGGTGGAG TCAGTGTTCAAGAACTTTGACACAGATGGAGATGGGCATATTTCTCAGGAGGAATTTGAGAGCATCAAGCACAACTTTCCCTTCCTCAACAAGTTTGATGATGTGGACAAAAACGA AGATGGGATGATTAGCCCAGAGGAGATGATTGAGTACTTTAACAAAGCCATTTCCCAGCTGAGTGGCAAGATGGGCTTCGTCCACACATTTGTGGAGGTTCACAGCATCAAGCCCACTCGCTGTGACCACTGTTCAGGCGTG ATTTGGGGACCTTACAAGCAAAGATACAAATGTAGAG TTTGTGGTGTGAACTGTCACAAGGCCTGCCAAGACAGCCTGGCTGTTGAATGTCGTAAGCGGACGATGTCTGTGAACTTTGACGAGTTTGCTAGTCCACGATCACGTTCCCTAAGTTTTCCTCCCCCTCTTGTGTCTCAGCAACCAATGCGTGGTTCAG TAATTCTAGAGCAATCTCGGGGGGAAGATGTGTTTGACACCCACCTTTGA